In a single window of the Azospirillum sp. B510 genome:
- a CDS encoding putative urea ABC transporter substrate-binding protein yields the protein MRTLLKRVVFGVALAATVAAVQSPAVAAEKKSFRVAWSIYAGWMPWGYAADSGIMKKWADKYGIKVEIVQINDYVESINQYTAGAFDGCVMTNMDALTIPAAGGVDSTAVITGDYSSGNDGIVLKKGKTLKDIKGQKVNLVQLSVSHYLLARGLESVGLREKDVTVVNTADADIVSAFTSSPDVTATVTWNPQLSEVAKAQGATMVFDSSKVPGEIMDLMVVNSATMKDNPAFAKALVGAWYEIMGLMTRPDTAEGKAALEAMAKASGTDLAGYKQQLVTTRMFYSPADAVGFATGSDLVKTMDLVRNFSFDHGLLGEGARSRDAVGIAFPGGTVLGDAKNVKLRFDAEVMKQAAAGAL from the coding sequence ATGCGGACCTTGCTCAAGCGCGTCGTGTTCGGCGTTGCCCTCGCCGCCACTGTTGCGGCCGTCCAGTCGCCGGCCGTGGCGGCGGAGAAGAAGAGTTTCCGCGTGGCGTGGTCGATCTACGCCGGCTGGATGCCGTGGGGCTATGCCGCGGACAGCGGCATCATGAAGAAATGGGCCGACAAATACGGCATCAAGGTCGAGATCGTGCAGATCAACGACTATGTCGAATCGATCAACCAATACACCGCCGGCGCCTTCGACGGCTGCGTCATGACCAACATGGATGCGCTGACCATCCCGGCGGCGGGCGGTGTCGACTCGACCGCCGTGATCACCGGTGACTATTCCAGCGGCAATGACGGCATCGTCCTGAAGAAGGGCAAGACCCTGAAGGACATCAAGGGCCAGAAGGTCAATCTGGTCCAGCTGTCGGTGTCGCATTACCTGCTGGCGCGCGGGCTGGAGTCGGTGGGGTTGCGCGAGAAGGACGTGACGGTGGTCAACACCGCCGACGCCGACATCGTGTCGGCCTTCACCTCATCGCCCGACGTCACCGCCACCGTCACCTGGAACCCGCAGTTGAGCGAGGTCGCCAAGGCCCAGGGCGCCACCATGGTGTTCGACAGCTCCAAGGTGCCGGGCGAGATCATGGACCTGATGGTCGTCAACTCCGCCACCATGAAGGACAACCCGGCCTTCGCCAAGGCGCTGGTCGGCGCCTGGTACGAGATCATGGGGCTGATGACCAGGCCCGACACGGCGGAGGGCAAGGCGGCGCTGGAGGCGATGGCCAAGGCGTCCGGCACCGACCTGGCCGGCTACAAGCAGCAGCTGGTCACGACGAGGATGTTCTACAGCCCGGCCGACGCGGTGGGCTTCGCCACCGGATCCGATCTGGTCAAGACCATGGATCTGGTGCGCAACTTCTCCTTCGACCATGGGTTGCTGGGCGAGGGCGCCCGCAGCCGCGACGCGGTCGGCATCGCCTTTCCCGGCGGCACCGTGTTGGGCGACGCCAAGAACGTGAAGCTGCGCTTCGACGCCGAGGTGATGAAGCAAGCCGCCGCCGGGGCGCTCTGA
- the atzF gene encoding allophanate hydrolase produces MMTNTLEIAALSAAYADGSLTPEAVLDEVYARIAAHGERPVWIHLVPREDAGRQLEAAGARKAAGAQLPLFGIPFAIKDNIDAAGLPTTAGCPDFAFVPDRSATVVRRLVEAGAILIGKTNLDQFATGLVGTRSPYGACSSVFDERYVSGGSSAGSGVAVGAGLVSFALGTDTAGSGRVPAAFNNIVGLKPTKGLVSASGVVPACRTQDVVSIFAGTAGDALAVLRVAGTYDETDAYSRMAPPGAVQPAAWPVGFRFGVPADGLEFFGDEAAASLFRSAVERLTALGGTAVEVDFTPFRDAAQLLYSGPWVAERLAAIRDFAETKPDSIHPVVRGIVLGAAKIGAADAFAGFYRLAELTRRAEAEWAKMDVFLLPTTGTTYTIAELLADPVRLNSNLGLYTNFVNLMDLSAIAVPAGFREDGPKKGLPFGVTLIGRAFADGALAALADRFHRAQALPIGGTGQIPTGPALNLTAPAPGTVRLAVVGAHLTGQPLNHQLTGRQARLVGTTRTAAGYRLYALAGTSPAKPGLVRDPDGAGGIELEVWELAEAAFGSFVAEVPAPMTIGTVTLEDDTAVKGFLCEPIALTGAEDITAYGGWRRWLAR; encoded by the coding sequence ATGATGACCAACACTCTGGAAATCGCGGCGCTCTCCGCCGCTTATGCCGACGGCAGCCTGACGCCCGAGGCGGTGCTGGACGAGGTCTATGCCCGCATTGCCGCGCATGGGGAACGCCCGGTGTGGATCCACCTCGTGCCGCGCGAGGATGCCGGCCGGCAACTGGAGGCCGCAGGCGCCCGCAAGGCGGCGGGGGCGCAGCTGCCGCTCTTCGGCATCCCCTTCGCGATCAAGGACAATATCGACGCCGCCGGCCTGCCGACCACCGCCGGCTGTCCCGATTTCGCCTTCGTCCCCGACCGCTCGGCCACCGTGGTGCGGCGGCTGGTCGAGGCCGGCGCCATCCTGATCGGCAAGACCAACCTCGACCAGTTCGCCACCGGGCTGGTCGGCACGCGATCGCCCTATGGCGCCTGCTCGTCGGTGTTCGACGAGCGTTACGTGTCGGGCGGATCGAGCGCCGGGTCGGGCGTCGCCGTCGGGGCGGGGCTGGTCAGCTTCGCGCTCGGCACCGACACGGCGGGATCGGGACGGGTGCCGGCCGCCTTCAACAACATCGTCGGGCTGAAGCCGACCAAGGGGCTGGTCAGCGCCTCGGGCGTGGTCCCCGCCTGCCGCACCCAGGACGTGGTGTCGATTTTCGCCGGCACGGCGGGCGACGCGCTGGCGGTGCTGCGGGTGGCCGGCACCTATGACGAAACCGACGCCTATTCCCGCATGGCCCCGCCCGGCGCGGTGCAACCGGCGGCGTGGCCGGTGGGCTTCCGCTTCGGCGTGCCGGCGGACGGGCTGGAGTTCTTCGGCGACGAGGCGGCGGCCTCCCTGTTCCGCTCCGCCGTCGAGCGGTTGACCGCGCTGGGCGGCACGGCGGTGGAGGTGGACTTCACCCCCTTCCGCGATGCCGCGCAGCTGCTCTATTCCGGCCCCTGGGTGGCGGAGCGGCTGGCCGCCATCCGCGATTTCGCCGAGACGAAGCCCGACTCCATCCATCCCGTGGTGCGCGGCATCGTGCTGGGGGCGGCGAAGATCGGCGCGGCCGACGCCTTCGCCGGCTTCTACCGGCTGGCCGAGCTGACCCGCCGGGCCGAGGCGGAATGGGCGAAAATGGATGTCTTCCTGCTGCCCACCACCGGCACGACCTATACCATCGCGGAACTGCTGGCCGATCCGGTGCGGCTGAACAGCAACCTTGGCCTCTACACGAATTTCGTGAACCTGATGGACCTGTCGGCCATCGCCGTACCGGCCGGTTTCCGCGAAGACGGTCCGAAAAAGGGCCTGCCCTTCGGCGTGACGCTGATCGGCCGGGCTTTCGCCGACGGGGCGCTGGCGGCGCTGGCCGACCGCTTCCACCGCGCCCAGGCGCTGCCGATCGGCGGCACCGGTCAGATTCCGACCGGGCCGGCGCTGAACCTGACGGCGCCGGCCCCCGGCACGGTGCGCCTTGCCGTCGTCGGCGCCCATCTGACCGGCCAGCCGTTGAATCACCAGCTGACCGGCCGGCAGGCCCGTCTGGTCGGCACGACGCGGACGGCCGCCGGCTACCGCCTTTATGCGCTGGCCGGCACCAGTCCGGCCAAACCGGGACTGGTCCGCGATCCGGACGGGGCCGGCGGCATCGAGCTGGAGGTTTGGGAACTGGCCGAGGCCGCCTTCGGCAGCTTCGTCGCCGAAGTGCCGGCGCCGATGACGATCGGCACGGTGACGCTGGAGGACGATACCGCCGTCAAGGGCTTCCTGTGCGAACCCATCGCGCTGACGGGTGCCGAGGATATCACCGCCTACGGCGGCTGGCGCCGCTGGCTGGCACGCTGA
- the speB gene encoding agmatinase, with protein sequence MIDPDKLNRLREKYSGGGGSDIHSPEFKQVAALQFSGGRRKQPFSGVPTLLNAPYDPDAAAQPDFGGLEVALIGVPMDLGVTNRSGARFGPRALRTIERIGPYNHVLRMVPSAACRLADIGDVPLSSRFDLEACHHDIESFYDKVREAGVIPLSVGGDHSISQSILKALGRERPVGMIHFDAHCDTSGPYEGSKFHHGGPFRQAVLDGVLDPERTVQIGIRGSSEYLWEFSYESGMTVIHAEEVAQLGIPAVIEQARKVAGDGPVYVSFDVDCLDPVFAPGTGTPEIGGLTTREAIEILRGLNGLDVIGGDVVEVAPQYDANTNTAQAGAQMLFEILCLAAKALELRRG encoded by the coding sequence ATGATCGATCCGGACAAGCTCAACCGTCTGCGCGAGAAATACAGCGGCGGCGGCGGCTCCGACATCCATTCGCCGGAATTCAAGCAGGTCGCCGCCCTGCAATTCTCCGGCGGACGGCGCAAACAGCCCTTCTCCGGCGTGCCGACCCTGCTGAACGCGCCGTACGACCCGGATGCCGCCGCCCAGCCGGATTTCGGCGGGCTGGAGGTGGCGCTGATCGGCGTGCCGATGGATCTGGGCGTGACCAACCGGTCGGGCGCCCGCTTCGGCCCGCGGGCGCTGCGGACGATCGAACGGATCGGCCCCTACAACCATGTCCTGCGGATGGTGCCGTCGGCGGCCTGCCGGCTGGCCGATATCGGCGACGTACCGCTGTCCAGCCGCTTCGACCTGGAAGCCTGCCACCACGACATCGAGAGCTTCTATGACAAGGTGAGGGAGGCCGGGGTGATCCCGCTGTCGGTCGGCGGCGATCATTCGATCAGCCAGTCGATCCTGAAGGCGCTGGGCCGCGAACGCCCGGTCGGCATGATCCATTTCGACGCCCATTGCGACACCAGCGGCCCCTATGAGGGCTCCAAGTTCCACCATGGCGGCCCCTTCCGCCAAGCGGTGCTCGACGGTGTGCTCGACCCGGAACGCACGGTGCAGATCGGCATCCGCGGCAGCTCCGAATATCTGTGGGAGTTCTCCTACGAATCCGGAATGACGGTGATCCATGCCGAGGAGGTGGCGCAGCTCGGCATTCCCGCGGTGATCGAGCAGGCCCGCAAGGTGGCCGGCGACGGGCCGGTCTATGTCTCCTTCGACGTCGATTGCCTCGACCCGGTCTTCGCCCCCGGCACCGGCACGCCGGAGATCGGCGGGCTGACCACGCGGGAGGCCATCGAGATCCTGCGCGGCCTGAACGGGCTCGACGTCATCGGCGGCGACGTGGTCGAGGTGGCGCCGCAATATGACGCCAACACCAACACCGCCCAGGCCGGGGCGCAGATGCTGTTCGAGATCCTCTGCCTCGCCGCCAAGGCGTTGGAGCTGCGGCGGGGCTGA
- a CDS encoding ATP-binding cassette domain-containing protein: protein MSHVSVRGLWKEYPGQVVLERVDLEIPSGEFCAMVGPSGCGKTTFLRMLLGQERPTRGGILLDGRPLEAEPGPDRGVVFQRYSVFPHLTVLENVILGREFEASRLLGRLFGARRRAAVEEATGILAAVGLGDHLRKYPAELSGGMQQRLAIAQALILKPKILLLDEPFGALDAGTKAQMYELLLGLWADRRMTVFMVTHDLKEGFTLATRVLAFDKVRIDPTDPGAYGARITYDLLLTEKAAVRARLAAAGGRAQGLGAQGLADRRDAPVAAA from the coding sequence ATGAGCCATGTGTCCGTCCGCGGCCTGTGGAAGGAATATCCGGGTCAGGTGGTGCTGGAGCGCGTCGATCTGGAAATCCCGTCCGGCGAGTTCTGCGCCATGGTCGGCCCGTCCGGCTGCGGCAAGACCACCTTCCTGCGCATGCTGCTGGGCCAGGAAAGGCCGACACGCGGCGGCATCCTCCTCGACGGCCGGCCGCTGGAGGCCGAACCCGGCCCGGATCGCGGGGTGGTGTTCCAGCGCTATTCGGTCTTTCCCCATCTGACGGTGCTGGAGAATGTCATCCTCGGTCGCGAGTTCGAGGCTTCGCGCTTGCTCGGCCGGCTGTTCGGCGCCCGCCGCCGCGCCGCCGTGGAGGAGGCGACGGGGATTCTGGCGGCGGTCGGGCTCGGCGACCATCTGCGCAAATATCCGGCGGAGCTGTCGGGCGGCATGCAGCAGCGCCTCGCCATCGCCCAGGCGCTGATCCTGAAGCCGAAAATCCTGCTGCTGGACGAGCCGTTCGGCGCGCTCGACGCCGGCACCAAGGCGCAGATGTACGAGTTGCTGCTCGGCCTGTGGGCGGACCGCAGAATGACCGTCTTCATGGTCACCCATGACCTGAAGGAGGGTTTCACGCTGGCGACCCGCGTGCTCGCCTTCGACAAGGTGCGGATCGATCCGACCGATCCCGGCGCCTATGGCGCGCGGATCACCTATGATCTGCTGCTGACCGAAAAGGCGGCGGTCCGGGCAAGGCTCGCCGCCGCGGGCGGGCGGGCGCAGGGTTTGGGCGCGCAGGGTTTGGCGGACCGCCGTGACGCGCCTGTTGCGGCGGCTTGA
- a CDS encoding ABC transporter permease: protein MRRIINRRPGRGGIVFWGALPFLGAAALYAVASALRLAENPNDKLLPPLSAMAAAVARIAFTPDARTGDYLMWADTLASLHRLGLGLGVATAAALVIGIAMGLIPYVRVGLSPFVAILSMVPPMAVLPVLFIVFGLDELSKVVLIVVGVAPFLIRDLAMRTGELPAEQIIKAQTLGGSTWQIVLRVVLPQMLPRLVDAVRLSLGPAWLFLISAEAIAATEGLGYRIFLVRRYLAMDVILPYVAWITLLAFVSDYLLRLFNARCFPWLKAGKGAA from the coding sequence ATGCGCCGGATCATCAACCGGCGGCCGGGGCGCGGGGGCATCGTCTTCTGGGGTGCCCTCCCCTTCCTGGGCGCGGCGGCGCTCTATGCCGTCGCCTCCGCCCTGCGGCTGGCCGAGAATCCGAACGACAAGCTGCTGCCGCCGCTGTCGGCGATGGCGGCGGCGGTCGCGCGGATCGCCTTCACCCCCGACGCCCGCACCGGCGACTACCTGATGTGGGCGGACACGCTGGCCAGCCTGCACCGGCTCGGTCTCGGCCTCGGGGTGGCGACGGCGGCGGCGCTGGTGATCGGCATCGCCATGGGGCTGATCCCCTATGTGCGGGTGGGCCTGTCGCCCTTCGTCGCCATCCTGTCGATGGTGCCGCCGATGGCGGTGCTGCCGGTGCTGTTCATCGTCTTCGGCCTGGACGAGCTGTCCAAGGTGGTGCTGATCGTGGTCGGGGTGGCGCCCTTCCTGATCCGCGACCTCGCCATGCGCACCGGCGAGCTGCCGGCCGAGCAGATCATCAAGGCGCAGACGCTGGGCGGCAGCACTTGGCAGATCGTGCTGCGGGTGGTGTTGCCGCAGATGCTGCCGCGGCTGGTCGACGCGGTGCGGCTGTCGCTCGGCCCGGCCTGGCTGTTCCTGATCTCGGCGGAGGCGATCGCCGCGACCGAGGGGCTGGGCTACCGCATCTTCCTGGTGCGGCGTTATCTGGCGATGGACGTCATCCTGCCCTATGTCGCCTGGATCACGCTGCTGGCCTTCGTCTCGGACTATCTGCTGCGCCTGTTCAACGCCCGCTGTTTTCCCTGGCTGAAGGCCGGAAAGGGGGCCGCATGA